A single window of Pyrus communis chromosome 10, drPyrComm1.1, whole genome shotgun sequence DNA harbors:
- the LOC137747918 gene encoding uncharacterized mitochondrial protein AtMg00810-like has product MRTKTITESINVKIDDTDVPPFLATKNDDVLFPSSKDNDDASVVGFTSDSFVKQFIDMITSEFEMSLVGELNYFFGLQVKQENDGIFISQTKYGKNLEKKFSLEGSKAARFLMNIYAKIHEDSSGKDVDQTLYRSMIGSLLYLTASRLDITFSIRVCALFRSYPKESHLQAVKGVIKYLGGTTNYRFYYIHDTNINLVGYIDADWAGCIDD; this is encoded by the exons ATGAGGACAAAGACCATCACGGAGTCCATAAATGTCAAGATTGATGACACTGATGTCCCTCCCTTTCTAGCAACTAAAAATGACGATGTGTTATTTCCCTCTTCTAAGGATAACGATGATGCTTCTG tTGTTGGGTTTACTTCTGATTCTTTCGTGAAACAATTTATCGATATGATAACAAGTGAATTTGAGATGAGCTTGGTTGGTGAATTAAACTACTTCTTTGGACTTCAAGTGAAACAAGAAAATGATGGTATCTTCATCTCTCAAACAAAGTAtggcaagaacttagagaagaAGTTTAGCCTCGAAGGTTCAAAAGCTGCTAGATTTCTCATGAACATATATGCCAAAATTCACGAAGACTCAAGTGGCAAGGATGTTGATCAGACTCTATATAGAAGCATGATTGGAAGCTTACTCTACCTGACTGCTAGTCGACTAGACATTACATTTTCTATTAGGGTATGTGCACTATTTCGAAGCTATCCCAAGGAGTCTCACTTACAAGCAGTCAAGGGAGTCATTAAGTATTTGGGTGGGACCACTAATTATAGATTTTACTACATTCATGACACTAACATAAACCTGGTTGGGTACATTGATGCCGATTGGGCTGGGTGCATTGATGATTGA